A region of Allocoleopsis franciscana PCC 7113 DNA encodes the following proteins:
- a CDS encoding DUF2808 domain-containing protein: protein MLSKKSLMRPMISAVAVTGCIITGFAVKSWAQNNPGFTLWSGVARENQLNYYLDYGGQPNGWDRYRFKIPAKKLELGVAQIAISYPDYFDGKFDPKRVEVRVKGKKVPISEVNWNKENHVIQIQLDQAIQAGNSIEIVFSNVKNPPFGGMYYFNAQVMTPGDIPLPRYVGTWILSIGG from the coding sequence ATGTTATCCAAAAAATCGTTGATGCGACCCATGATTTCTGCCGTAGCCGTTACGGGTTGTATAATCACGGGGTTTGCTGTCAAAAGCTGGGCACAGAACAACCCAGGTTTTACCCTGTGGAGCGGTGTGGCTCGTGAAAATCAGCTGAACTATTACTTAGATTATGGCGGTCAGCCGAACGGCTGGGATCGTTACCGCTTTAAAATTCCGGCCAAGAAATTGGAGTTAGGGGTGGCTCAGATTGCCATTTCTTATCCCGATTATTTCGACGGCAAGTTTGACCCCAAGAGAGTTGAGGTACGTGTCAAAGGCAAAAAAGTGCCGATCTCTGAAGTGAACTGGAATAAAGAAAATCACGTCATTCAGATCCAGTTAGATCAGGCAATCCAGGCGGGGAATAGTATCGAAATTGTCTTCTCAAACGTTAAAAATCCCCCCTTTGGTGGAATGTACTATTTCAATGCTCAGGTAATGACGCCCGGTGATATTCCACTCCCCCGT